The genomic DNA CCCAGTCGACGTCCTGGCCCCGGACTCGGGTGGCACCGACGAACATGTTGTCGCCCCAGTCGACCTCGTCCTCCTGGAACTCGAGATCTTGGGCGACGAACGCGTTGAAGCCGGCGAAGTCCCCCTGCGGTTCCGCGCCGAGGAGTTCGAGGAACCTCTGCGGCGAGAGTCCGCGCACGAGCGTCAGGGTGTATCCCTCGAGCAGGTAACCACCGTGGAAGCTCCGGAGCCAGGAGTGACGGGAGGGTTCGTTTGTCATGGACGGTCATGCTGCCAGGCGCCACTGACAACCCCCGAACTACTGCGAGCGCGGGGGCAGCGCCCGCAGGGCGTTCCACGCCACCGCCGTGCACAGTGCGGCGAGCGGCAGTTCGAGGCAGACGGCCATCAGCAGCGCCACCAGCACTTCGGGGCCGGCGGTCAGTACGTCGAACCAGGCGTCGACCGTCAGGAGGGCAGCGGTGGCCGGGGCCACGGCGAGCCGCCGCCGGTCGCGGCGGGCCAGTAACAGGCCCGTACCGACCAGGCCCATCGCCTCCATCGTGTCCAGGCCGATCCACGCCACGGGGTAGGCGCCCGCCGCCCGCGCCAACACGAGGATCCAGGGAAACAGGGCCAGTCCGGAGGCGATGAGCACACGGGCGGACCAGTTCCAGCACGTTGTCGTTGTCATGAGGGCAAGGCTTCTCGGGCTGAACTCCCAGGTCAGTAACGTGGATTTCCGACCTGAGGGTGGTGCTGGGTACAGCACGAAGCGGGCACCATCTGCATGGTCCGGCGGTCCACCCGCGTTCTACGGTGGGCGCATGGCTCCTCTCGCCGCGCTGCGCGGCCCGTTCGCACGCCTGGTACGTGCGACGGTCTTCAACCTCGCCGGCGTACTGCTGCAGTTGCTTCCACTGCTGCTGCTCGTGGAACCGTGGCTGGTCTTCGCCACCGGCGCACTGACCGCCGTTCAGCGCCGCAGGTTCGCCTCGCTCGCGGGTGTCGACATACCGCTGCTCCCGGTCGCGCAGCGCAGGCCCACGCTCCATGGGGCGGTGAACTGGCTCCGGTCCGGCGGGACTTGGCGACAGCTCGCCTACCACCTGCTGGTGGGGCCGTTGGTGTCGTGCGGGACGGTCGCCACCGTCGTGCTGTGGGCCTGGGGCGTGTTCGCGGGGACCGCCCTGGTGTGGATGGGGGGTGTCCCCTCTGAGCAGTGGCCGAAGTTCCTGCGGACGTCCACGGAGGCCGTGTACATCGACGCGTCCGGCCTCGCGGCCCTGTTGCTCGCCCTGTGGCTCACCTTCGTCCTCGTGCGCCTCGACACCCGTGCCGCCCTCTCCCTGCTGGGACCCAGCCGCGCCGAGCAGTTGACGCGCCGGGTCGAGGACCTCACCGAGAGCCGCGCCGGAGCGGTGGACGCGGCGGACGCCGAACGCAGGCGCATAGAACGGGACTTGCACGACGGGGCGCAACAACGCCTGGTCTCTCTCGCCGTGAACCTCGGTATCGCCAGGGCCACGCTCACCGGCCTGCCCGACGAGGCCAGACAGGTCATCGACCAGGCCCACCGGGAGGCGAAGGAGGCGATAGACGAACTCAACACCCTGGTACGAGGCCTGCACCCGGCCGTCCTGGACGACCGGGGACTGGACGCGGCCCTGTCCGGCATCGCCGCGCGCGGCCCGCTGCCCGTGCGGCTGCGGGTCGACGTACCCGGGCGGCTCGCCCCGACCGTCGAGGCGGTCGCCTACTTCACCGTCTCCGAGGCGCTGGCCAACATCACCAAGCACGCCCCCGAGGCCTCCCGGGCGGACGTCACCGTAGAGATCCGCGACGGTAGGCTGCGGGTCGCCGTCGCGGACGACGGCCTCGGCGGCGCCGACCCCGCCCACGGCTCCGGCCTGGCCGGACTCGCCCGCCGGGCCGCCTCCGTCGACGGCGCGCTCACGATCAGCAGCCCCGCCGGAGGCCCGACCGTCATCACCGTGGAGTTGCCGTGCGCCGTCTCGCCGTGATCGCCGAGGACTCGGTCCTGCTCAGGATCGGCCTGGTCAAAGTGGTGGAGATGGCCGGCTACGAGGTCGCCGCCGAAGTCGGTGACGCCGACGCCCTGCTCGCCGCCGTCGCCGAACACCGCCCCGCCGTCGCCGTCGTGGACGTCCGGATGCCGCCCGCCCAGTCCGACGAGGGGGTGCGCGCGGCGCTGGTGATCCGCCGCGAGTGGCCGACGACCGCGGTGCTGCTGCTCTCCCAGTACGTCGAAGAGCGGTACGCCGCCGACCTGTTGACGACGAACACCGGCGGCGTCGGCTATCTGCTGAAGCAACGCGTCGCCGACGTCGAGGACTTCGTCGACGCCCTCGGCCGGGTCGCCGCGGGCGGCACCGTCCTGGACCCCGAGGTCGTGGCCCAACTCCTGCTGCGCCGCGCCAGCGACCCACTGGACCGACTGACTCCCCGCGAGCGCGAGGTACTGGCCCTGATGGCCGAGGGCCGCTCCAACTCCGGCATCGCCCGACAACTGGTCGTCAGCGACAGCGCCGTGGCCAAACACATCAACAGCATCTTCACGAAACTCGACCTGCCGTCGGTCGACAGCGACCATCGCCGGGTGCTGGCGGTACTGCGGTTCCTGAGCGCCGGGTGAGCGAGGCGCTCCGAGGCGGCGGTAATTGCCTTTCGCCCAAAGCCCCCAGCAGCTACTGTCCCAACCGCCAGTGACCGCCGAGAAGTCGGAGCCCAGAGATGCCCGGTCGTCCGGGCGCGCGTTGACGTCGTAGGCCGTGTTCGGCCCGTCATCGCGTGCCGCCCTTGATGCTGCGGCACAGCGAGCCTTTCCCCGTCCGGACCATGGGCGCGCCTTTCGCGCGCCGGGTCCCGGGTCTCGTTGTCGGCAACTCAAAGGGTCCCTGTGCCGTCCACTTCGAACCACGACTTCCGTCGGCTCTGGCTGGGCCAGACGGCCTCCCAACTCGGTGAGCAGACAAGCCTGGTGGTGCTTCCGCTCCTTGCCGTCCTGACGCTCGACATCGGCTCCGGCGAGCTGGGCGCACTGCGCGCGGCGGGAGAAGCACCGATTCTGCTGCTCTCGCTCTTCGTCGGTGCCTGGGTGGACGGGTGGCGGACCCGCACGGTGATGGTGCTGGCGGACCTCGGCCGGACGCTGGTCCTGGGCTTCGCCGCGGCGGCCGCACTGCTCGGCCGGCTCGGCCTGCCCGCGCTGTTCGTGGTGGTCGCCGCCTCCGGAGTCCTGTCCGTGTACTTCGACGTGGCCTACCAGGCCTCTGCCGTACGGCTGGTGACGCACGATCAACTGGTGCGTGCCAACAGCGTGTTGGAGGGCAGCAGGTCCGCGGCCCAGATCGGCGGCCCCGCCCTCGGCGGTGCGTTGGTGACGCTGCTGTCGGCGCCGGTCGCCGTCGCCTCCGGGGCGCTGTTCTTCGCGCTGTCGTTCCTGTCCGTCCGCCGGATCCGCCGTACCGAATCCGTCCCGGCACGCCCGGAGCACCCCCCTCGGGTGTGGCGGCGGATTCATGAGGGCCTGCGTTTCGTCGTCGGCGACTCCGCACTGCGCAGCGTGTGCCTCGCCGCCGCCCCATTCCAGCTCTTCTTCGCGGCGACGACGACCGTCTATCTGCTCTTCCTCCCACGCGAACTGCACCTGTCGGGCACCGCCGTGGGCCTGGCGCTCGCGGCGACCGGCCCGGGCGCGCTCGTCGGCGCCCTGCTGGCCGCCCGGCTGCCGGGCCGCTTCGGCTACGGCACGGTGCTCGTCGTCGCGTCGGCACTCGGCGACGGCGTTTTCCTGTGGGTGCCCGCGTTGCACGGATCGTCCGCGACGACGATGCCCGTACTCCTGGCGGTCAACTTCGTCTTCGGGATCGCCGGGCAGTTGGTGAACGTCATGGTCATGGCCGTCCGGCAGGCCGTGACCCCGCACGGGATGCAGGGTCGCGCGGCCGCGACGATCACCTTCGTCGGCATGGGACTGGCCCCGCCGGGATCTCTGCTCGGCGGCTTCCTCGCCCAGGAGTTGGGGCTGCGCACCAGCCTTGTGGTGACCGCGGTGGGCATGTTGCTGTCCCCGGCGGTGATCGCACTGTCTCCTCTCGCACGCCTGGGGCGCGACCTTGGCTAATCTGCACCGGTGACCATTGACCTGACCCTGCTGCCGCGTGTCGTCTGCCGAAGACAGGAGGTCACCGCACCCCGGCTGCGCGGTCTCCTCGCCCTGCTCGCGGGCGACCTGCGCACCGGCTGCAGCACCGAGCGGCTGGTGGCGGGGCTGTGGCCGGACGAGTTGCCGGAGCGGCCCGGGAAGGCGCTGCAGGTTCTCGTGTCCCGGGCGCGGTCACAACTGGGCGCGGACCTCATCGCCAGCACGCCGACCGGATACCGGCTCGCCCTCGCCGAGGACCAGGTCGACAGTTCCGCCCTGCTGCTGCACGCCGCCGCGAGCGCGGACCGGGCCAGGGCCGGGGACCACGCGGGGTCGCTGGCCGCGGCCGAGGCCGGTCTCGCGCTGTGGGAAGGCACCCCCGACCAGGGCGGCGACACCGACGACCCCGTGGCCGCGCTGCGCGCCGAGCGTGCCCCCGTCCACGACACGCTCGTCCGCGCGCGGGGGCTCGCGCTCGCCCGCCTCGGACGGCACGGGGAAGCCGCCGGACCACTGGCCGTGGCCGCCGCCGCGCATCCGCGCGACGAGGAGGTGCTCGGCGAGCTGCTGCGCGGCGAGGCGGCCACGGCGGGACCGTCCGCCGCGCTCACCCGGTACGAGGCGTACCGCCGCGAACTGCGCGACGAACTCGGCACCGACCCGGGCGCCGGACTCAAGGCCGTACAACAGGAGTTGCTGCGCGGCGAGGCACCGGTGGCCAGGCACGGGGTGCCGCACGAGCCGAATCCGTTGCTCGGCCGCGACGAGGACATCGCGGCGGTGGAACGGCTGTCGGGCGCTTCCCGCGCCGTCACCGTCGTCGGCCCCGGCGGCCTCGGCAAGACCCGGCTCGCGCACGCCGTCAGCCGCCGGGCCGAACAGCGCGTGGTGTACTTCGTGCCGCTCGCCGGTGTCATCGAGGACGCGGACGTGGCCGCCGAGGTCGCCTCCGCACTCGGCGCCGGCGGCGGCGGGATGAGCGGGCCCGCCGCCGGCGACCCCGTGTCCGGCATCCTCGGCGCGCTCGGCTCCGGGCCCGCACTGTTGGTCCTCGACAACTGCGAGCAGGTGATCCGGGGCGCCGCCGACCTCGTACAGGCCCTGGTCTCCTCCTCCAAGGACCTCCGGGTGCTCGCCACCAGCCGGTCCCCGCTGGGCCTCACCTCGGAAGCGGTGTACGCACTGCCGGAGCTCGGACTCGGCGTCTCCGTCGAGCTGTTCACCCAGCGGGCCCGGGCCGCCAGGAGCGGTGTGGAGCTGCCGCCGGACGCCGTGGCCGAGCTGTGCCGCCACCTCGACGGGCTGCCGCTCGCCGTGGAACTGGCGGCGGCACGGGTGCGCGTCCTGTCGGTTCCCGACATCGCCCGCCGCCTCGGCGACCGCTTCGCGCTGCTGCGCGGCGGGGCGCGGGACGTACCGGAGCGCCACCGCACCCTGCACGCGGTCGTCGAGTGGAGCTGGAACCTGCTCGCCGAGGACGCCAGGGCGGCCCTGCGCACGCTGTCCGTCTTCCCCGGCGGCTGCTCCGGCGAGGCCGCGGAGCAGGTCCTCGGCGAGGACGCGCTGTTCCTGCTGGAGCAGTTGGCCGACCAGTCCCTGCTCACCGTCGCCGACACCCCGGCCGGCGTGCGGTTCCGCATGCTGGAGACCGTACGGGAGTTCAGCGCGGCCCGGCGCACCGAAGCGGGCGAGGACGAGGCGGCCGTAGACCAATTCCTGCTCTGGGCGCGGGACTTCGGGGTCGCGCACCACGACTGGTTCTTCGGCTCGGAGCCGCACTCCGCCTGGGAGCGGATCAGGGGGGAGCAGGACAATCTCGTGCTGGCCCTGCGGTACGCCCTGGCCCGTACGGACTGTCCCACCATCGCCGCTCTCACCGCCGTCCTCGCCGCGCTGTGGTCCACCGGCTCCAGTTACCCCCGTCTCACCGCGCTCGCCGCGGACACCGGGCCGCCGTTGTCGCACTACCACCCCGAGCCCGAGTACGTCGAAGTCGCCCGCGCCGCCGCGGTGTTGTGCACGGCGAGCCTGTTCATGGGCTACGGCCCGCAGGTCGTACGCCAGTTGGTCACCCTCCGAAAGCTGCCCGCGGCTCCGCCGGACACCCTGCTGCGCGCCATCTCGGCCGTGCTGAGCGCGGTCCCCGAGATGCTGCCCCCGGACTACGACGTGCTGCGGGAGCTCTGCGACAGCGAGCAGCCGCTGCTCGCCGGCATCGCCGAGTGCGTCGCCACCTACGTCTGGGAGTACGAGCACGACATCGACCGCTCGCTCGCCTCGGCCCGGCGGAGCATCGAGGCACTGGCGCCGGTCGACCACCCCTTCCTCCAGGTCCTGGGGCACGCCCGGCTGAGCGAGCTGTGCCTGCAGACGGAGCAGGGCGAGGCCGCGTACGGACATCTCAGGGCGGCGCTCGCGGCGTTGCCGCGCCTCGGCGACGAGCACGACTCCATCGGCGTCCGCTGGGGCCTCGTCCTCGCCTGTCTGCAGCGCGGCGAACCTGACGAGGCCGAGTACTGGCTGCGGCAGGCGGAGGACCACAACCCCGCGCAGAAGGACGACGTCTACAGCCCCGGCTTCGGCGGCCGTGCCGAGATCGCGCTCGCCCGCGGACTGACGGAGGTCGGGCTCGGCCTGTGGCGGCGCAACGTGGAGGCGATCCCCGAGGCCGGTTCGACACAGGACGACGACCCCTTCTTCGACCGGTGGCTGCTCCAGGTTCAGTCGGCGGCGGTGACGGCGCACGCGCACGCCGGCCGGCTCGAACTCGTCGCGGATGTGGTCGACCGGCTGCGCCAACGGATGCGCCTCCTGCTCGCCGGCCCGGCCCGCTCACCCATGGAACTCCCCGTGTTCGGGACGGGGTTGCACGCCCTCGGCATGGCGGGGCTGGTGTCCGGCGACGCCTCCGCCGTACGGATGATCGCGCTGGCCGAACGGCTGCGGGTGCTCCGCGATTTCCAGCCGACGATGTCGGCGGAGCGTGCCCGGCGGGCGGTCGGGGCCGCCGGGCACGCTGCCGGGGCGGCGTACGCCGACGCGGTGTCGGAGTACGCCGCCCTGGAGCGGGACGAGTTGCGGGAGGCGGCCCGCGTTGCCATGACGGCTACTTGAGGCCGCGGTTGAACTGTGACGTCGACCAGCGGTAGCCGAGCACGGTCAGCCCGACGCACCAGGCGAGCGCGATCCACCCGTTGTTGCCGATCTCGGTGCCGAGCAGCAGGCCGCGCAGGGTCTCGATGGTCGGGGTGAAGGGCTGGTACTCGGCGATCGGCTGGAACCAGCCCGGCATCGTGTCGGCCGGGGTGAAGGCGCTGGAGATGAGCGGGAGGAGGATCAGCGGTGTCGCCATGTTGCTGGCGGCCTCGGGGTTGGGGCTGGCCATGCCCATCCCGACCGCGATCCAGGTGAGGGCCAGGGCGAACAGTACGAGCAGTCCGACGGCCGCCAGCCACTCCAGGACCGTGGCGTCCGTGGACCGGAAACCGATGGCCACGGCGACGGCACCCACGAGGACGAGGCTGGCGAGCACCTGCAGGACACTGCCGACGACGTGCCCGATGAGTACGGAGCCGCGGTAGACCGCCATCGTGCGGAAGCGGGCGATGAGGCCCTCGGTCATGTCCATGGAGACGGAGACCGCGGCTCCGATCACGGTGCTGCCGATGGTCATCACCAGGAGGCCAGGGACGAGATAGGCGATGTAGTCGGAGCGGTCGGCGCCACCGCCGCCGATGCCCGCGCTCATCACGTTTCCGAAGACGTAGACGAAGAGCAGCAACAGCATGATCGGCGTGAGCAGCAGGTTCAGGGTCATGGACGGGTAGCGCCGTACGTGCAGCAGATTGCGGCGCAGCATCGTGGACGAGTCGCGGACGGCGAGGGAGAGGGTGCTCATCGGACGTTCTCCTTGGGCTGGCTGGGCTGGCTGGGGAGCTTGGTGCCGCCGGTCAGGGCGAAGAACACGTCGTCGAGGTCGGGGGTGTGCACGGTCAGCTCGTCCGCCTCGACGTCGGCGGCGTCCAGCCAGTCGAGGATGGACCGCAGCTCGCGCTGACTGCCGCCGCTGGGGATTTGCAGCGAGAGCGTCTCGTCGAACCGGGTGACCTCGCGCAGGGCCGTCGCGGCGGACTGGTAGGTGACCGGGTCGGTGAACCGCAGCCGTACGTGCCCGCCGGGGACGAGCCGCTTCAGCTCCTCGGCACTGCCCTCGGCGACGAGCTTGCCGTCGCTCAACACCGCGATGCGGTCGGCGAGTTCATCGGCCTCGTCCAGGTACTGCGTGGTGAGGAAGACGGTCGTACCGCGGGAGACCAGCTCGCGGATGATGCCCCACATGTTGTGCCGGCTGCGCGGGTCGAGGCCCGTGGTCGGCTCGTCGAGGAAGATGATCCGCGGGTCGCCGACCAGGGTCATGGCGAGGTCGAGGCGGCGCTTCATACCGCCGGAGTAGGTGGAGGCGGGCTTCTTCGCGGCCTCGGTGAGGTCGAAGCGCTCCAGCAGCTCGGCCGCGACCCGCCGTCCCTCCTGCTTCGGCAGGTGGTGCAGGTCCGCCATCAGGAGCATGTTCTCCTCGCCGGTGATCAGCCCGTCGACGGCGGAGAACTGCCCGGTGACACCGATCGCGGCCCGCACGGCCTGCCCGTCGGTGGCCAGGTCGTGACCGCCGACCCGCAGCTCGCCGGCGTCGGCGGTGACGAGGGTGGAGAGGATCTTGACGGCGGTGGTCTTGCCGGCGCCGTTCGGACCGAGCAGGGAGAAGACGGTACCGGTGGGCACGGCCAGGTCGATGCCGTCGAGAACCGTCTTGTCCCCGTAGGCCTTGCGCAGCCCGGTGGCCGAGATCGCGAGTTCATGGGTCGTT from Streptomyces sp. NBC_01478 includes the following:
- a CDS encoding sensor histidine kinase translates to MAPLAALRGPFARLVRATVFNLAGVLLQLLPLLLLVEPWLVFATGALTAVQRRRFASLAGVDIPLLPVAQRRPTLHGAVNWLRSGGTWRQLAYHLLVGPLVSCGTVATVVLWAWGVFAGTALVWMGGVPSEQWPKFLRTSTEAVYIDASGLAALLLALWLTFVLVRLDTRAALSLLGPSRAEQLTRRVEDLTESRAGAVDAADAERRRIERDLHDGAQQRLVSLAVNLGIARATLTGLPDEARQVIDQAHREAKEAIDELNTLVRGLHPAVLDDRGLDAALSGIAARGPLPVRLRVDVPGRLAPTVEAVAYFTVSEALANITKHAPEASRADVTVEIRDGRLRVAVADDGLGGADPAHGSGLAGLARRAASVDGALTISSPAGGPTVITVELPCAVSP
- a CDS encoding response regulator transcription factor codes for the protein MAGYEVAAEVGDADALLAAVAEHRPAVAVVDVRMPPAQSDEGVRAALVIRREWPTTAVLLLSQYVEERYAADLLTTNTGGVGYLLKQRVADVEDFVDALGRVAAGGTVLDPEVVAQLLLRRASDPLDRLTPREREVLALMAEGRSNSGIARQLVVSDSAVAKHINSIFTKLDLPSVDSDHRRVLAVLRFLSAG
- a CDS encoding MFS transporter, producing MPSTSNHDFRRLWLGQTASQLGEQTSLVVLPLLAVLTLDIGSGELGALRAAGEAPILLLSLFVGAWVDGWRTRTVMVLADLGRTLVLGFAAAAALLGRLGLPALFVVVAASGVLSVYFDVAYQASAVRLVTHDQLVRANSVLEGSRSAAQIGGPALGGALVTLLSAPVAVASGALFFALSFLSVRRIRRTESVPARPEHPPRVWRRIHEGLRFVVGDSALRSVCLAAAPFQLFFAATTTVYLLFLPRELHLSGTAVGLALAATGPGALVGALLAARLPGRFGYGTVLVVASALGDGVFLWVPALHGSSATTMPVLLAVNFVFGIAGQLVNVMVMAVRQAVTPHGMQGRAAATITFVGMGLAPPGSLLGGFLAQELGLRTSLVVTAVGMLLSPAVIALSPLARLGRDLG
- a CDS encoding ATP-binding protein, producing the protein MTIDLTLLPRVVCRRQEVTAPRLRGLLALLAGDLRTGCSTERLVAGLWPDELPERPGKALQVLVSRARSQLGADLIASTPTGYRLALAEDQVDSSALLLHAAASADRARAGDHAGSLAAAEAGLALWEGTPDQGGDTDDPVAALRAERAPVHDTLVRARGLALARLGRHGEAAGPLAVAAAAHPRDEEVLGELLRGEAATAGPSAALTRYEAYRRELRDELGTDPGAGLKAVQQELLRGEAPVARHGVPHEPNPLLGRDEDIAAVERLSGASRAVTVVGPGGLGKTRLAHAVSRRAEQRVVYFVPLAGVIEDADVAAEVASALGAGGGGMSGPAAGDPVSGILGALGSGPALLVLDNCEQVIRGAADLVQALVSSSKDLRVLATSRSPLGLTSEAVYALPELGLGVSVELFTQRARAARSGVELPPDAVAELCRHLDGLPLAVELAAARVRVLSVPDIARRLGDRFALLRGGARDVPERHRTLHAVVEWSWNLLAEDARAALRTLSVFPGGCSGEAAEQVLGEDALFLLEQLADQSLLTVADTPAGVRFRMLETVREFSAARRTEAGEDEAAVDQFLLWARDFGVAHHDWFFGSEPHSAWERIRGEQDNLVLALRYALARTDCPTIAALTAVLAALWSTGSSYPRLTALAADTGPPLSHYHPEPEYVEVARAAAVLCTASLFMGYGPQVVRQLVTLRKLPAAPPDTLLRAISAVLSAVPEMLPPDYDVLRELCDSEQPLLAGIAECVATYVWEYEHDIDRSLASARRSIEALAPVDHPFLQVLGHARLSELCLQTEQGEAAYGHLRAALAALPRLGDEHDSIGVRWGLVLACLQRGEPDEAEYWLRQAEDHNPAQKDDVYSPGFGGRAEIALARGLTEVGLGLWRRNVEAIPEAGSTQDDDPFFDRWLLQVQSAAVTAHAHAGRLELVADVVDRLRQRMRLLLAGPARSPMELPVFGTGLHALGMAGLVSGDASAVRMIALAERLRVLRDFQPTMSAERARRAVGAAGHAAGAAYADAVSEYAALERDELREAARVAMTAT
- a CDS encoding ABC transporter permease, with the protein product MSTLSLAVRDSSTMLRRNLLHVRRYPSMTLNLLLTPIMLLLLFVYVFGNVMSAGIGGGGADRSDYIAYLVPGLLVMTIGSTVIGAAVSVSMDMTEGLIARFRTMAVYRGSVLIGHVVGSVLQVLASLVLVGAVAVAIGFRSTDATVLEWLAAVGLLVLFALALTWIAVGMGMASPNPEAASNMATPLILLPLISSAFTPADTMPGWFQPIAEYQPFTPTIETLRGLLLGTEIGNNGWIALAWCVGLTVLGYRWSTSQFNRGLK
- a CDS encoding ABC transporter ATP-binding protein, producing MTTTTHELAISATGLRKAYGDKTVLDGIDLAVPTGTVFSLLGPNGAGKTTAVKILSTLVTADAGELRVGGHDLATDGQAVRAAIGVTGQFSAVDGLITGEENMLLMADLHHLPKQEGRRVAAELLERFDLTEAAKKPASTYSGGMKRRLDLAMTLVGDPRIIFLDEPTTGLDPRSRHNMWGIIRELVSRGTTVFLTTQYLDEADELADRIAVLSDGKLVAEGSAEELKRLVPGGHVRLRFTDPVTYQSAATALREVTRFDETLSLQIPSGGSQRELRSILDWLDAADVEADELTVHTPDLDDVFFALTGGTKLPSQPSQPKENVR